One Clostridia bacterium DNA window includes the following coding sequences:
- a CDS encoding aminopeptidase yields MSDLTYKRTNANNVDSAEERAKINAYAEGYKAYLAAGKTEREVVQETVEMVEKAGYKAYTLGDKIKAGDKLYYNNRGKCLFIIKAGKADVAKEGIRILVAHVDSPRLDLKQVPLYEESDIAYLKTHYYGGIKKYQWLTIPLALHGVIVLKNGEKITVNVGEAEDDPVFYITDLLPHLSQEIVTKPVSSAFPAENLNVIVGGIPALDEEKDAVKANILTYLNELYGIVEEDFLSAEIEVVPAYKPKDVGFDRAFIAAYGHDDRVCAYPEVTATIETETDQTVLTILADKEEIGSEGATGMQSVLLKDIMDCIAQGYGVSSWVLREHSKCLSADVTAAYDPNYKEAFEKRNASFAGYGVAMNKFTGARGKSGSNDASAEYIAYLRGVFDRDNIIWQTGELGRTDLGGGGTVAKFLSNWNIDTVDLGVPVLSMHAPYELIAKVDVWQAHKAFSAFLK; encoded by the coding sequence ATGAGTGATTTAACGTATAAGAGAACCAACGCCAACAACGTGGACTCGGCCGAGGAACGGGCAAAAATAAACGCCTACGCCGAGGGCTACAAGGCCTACTTGGCCGCCGGCAAGACCGAGCGCGAAGTGGTGCAAGAGACCGTGGAAATGGTGGAGAAAGCGGGGTATAAAGCCTATACCCTGGGCGACAAGATCAAAGCGGGCGACAAATTGTACTACAACAACCGCGGCAAGTGCCTGTTCATCATCAAGGCGGGCAAGGCCGACGTGGCAAAAGAGGGCATTCGCATCTTGGTAGCGCACGTGGACAGCCCCCGCTTGGACCTCAAGCAGGTGCCCCTCTACGAGGAGAGCGACATCGCCTACCTCAAAACGCACTACTACGGCGGCATCAAAAAGTATCAATGGCTGACCATTCCCTTGGCCCTGCACGGCGTGATCGTGCTGAAAAACGGGGAGAAGATCACGGTCAACGTAGGCGAAGCGGAGGACGATCCCGTCTTCTATATCACCGACCTATTGCCCCACCTCTCGCAAGAGATCGTCACCAAGCCCGTCAGTTCGGCGTTCCCTGCCGAAAACCTCAACGTAATAGTGGGCGGCATTCCCGCTTTGGACGAGGAAAAGGACGCGGTCAAGGCGAATATCCTCACCTACCTCAACGAGCTGTACGGCATCGTGGAAGAGGACTTCCTGTCCGCCGAGATCGAGGTGGTGCCCGCCTACAAACCCAAGGACGTGGGCTTCGACCGCGCTTTCATCGCGGCCTACGGGCACGACGACCGCGTGTGCGCCTACCCCGAAGTGACCGCCACCATCGAGACCGAGACCGACCAGACCGTGCTGACCATTTTGGCAGACAAAGAAGAGATCGGCTCGGAAGGCGCGACGGGTATGCAGAGCGTACTCTTGAAAGACATTATGGACTGCATAGCGCAAGGATACGGCGTGTCGTCCTGGGTGCTGCGCGAGCACAGCAAGTGCCTGTCGGCCGACGTGACCGCCGCTTACGACCCCAACTACAAAGAGGCCTTCGAGAAGCGCAACGCCTCTTTCGCGGGGTACGGCGTGGCGATGAACAAGTTCACGGGCGCACGCGGCAAATCCGGCTCCAACGACGCGTCCGCGGAATACATTGCCTACCTACGTGGGGTATTCGATCGTGACAACATCATATGGCAAACGGGCGAACTCGGCCGCACCGATTTGGGCGGCGGCGGCACCGTGGCCAAGTTCTTGTCCAACTGGAATATCGACACCGTGGACTTGGGCGTGCCCGTGCTGAGTATGCACGCGCCCTATGAGCTCATCGCCAAAGTGGACGTGTGGCAAGCGCATAAGGCGTTTTCGGCGTTCTTGAAATAG